The Rhopalosiphum maidis isolate BTI-1 chromosome 2, ASM367621v3, whole genome shotgun sequence genome segment aatgtgTGACaagtaacatatttttgtaatgtacctacataCGATTGCTACAGCCACACCTATTTGCATAAACAAAAGAAAACctagtttatatttactacaaaatacatacaatttacgaatttacctataggtattatttaattataatttatgaatttataatatatctactacTACTTATTGGTAAAGGTAACtgcaagtacctatattaacagtaattataatggatattggatctatgtaatatatatccaTGTGTGCATGCATCAGCCATCAGATACCTAtatgaaatagtttttaaattatatatgtctacctatatacaatactataaatagataggattatatatacctataaatagatGCATTTGTATCTGTTGTCGTATTTAACTCgactgaaatttaaaaattacactaGTCTTGATAATTCGACACACATGGAACcataataagtataggtactacCGGATTTACGAAAAAACTACATATTTAAACAGAAATcgggtaaaaattaaaatttatttattttcattgtacttttatttaattttgtgagtagatataattattaccattaacaactttataatttttgttaaaattctaacaatattattggaataggtattcaattacattgaattattaaagtgataatctaaaaatgtatataacattttatatataggtagctgaatgtgataaaaatataccgaATTACTGAGAGTACCGAAATGCCGGATTATCATGACTAAACTGatgtttaattagttaataatataatattatagatgttataggtactataacattaattagatTGTAGAGCATTCTTCAGCCCCGCCGTCCAATTaaaatggatatttttattcaaaataaaaagattaattaagtaaatattttaattacaatactgTCAATACTTTAGATGGtctataatgctaaaaaaaatccattaggtattatacatttaaaaaagttcatCACCGACCTATTTTCGGTTTTTGCCTAAATTCATGgtaatgtatctatatatgttTTGCGCAAACGTGGGAATGGACTATTCAACACGTCTTGTACCTCTTCTCTTCTCTCCTTCATTGAATGATTCAGATTTCAGATGAATGACGCACATTACTTGTTACAGATgccaaaatataatcataatattcatgatttgtttataataatagttattagttgtTTATAGGTAACATCCATATGAgaaaatgcaatatatttctgatttcaaataaattggatttttgagttattaatgaatatttgagaaaaactcgaattttttacatagttcaaaattgaaatataaatttatagagaGCGAGAGTACGAAGTACAAGGATATTCTCAGACATTTTCACTGAAAGAATACAATGCTTGTATAGGGTATATGTATACCCTATACAAGCATTGGCCAAAAACAGCGAGCGACCGAGATTTCGACTATTTCctgttaataaaattctaGTGTACCAGTTTTGACCTAATATATTTAGCGAAGCGAAGAATATATTAACTTCAGCCTTTAAGAATGTgtgtttttggttttattgattttaaactttgaGACTTTGAGAGAGTGGCTTTGTATAGAAAATTGGCTCTTGTTTGTACTTTAAAgagatcaaaatatataatttattttacttttactactacggtattttaatattattttttccgaaaatattgcatttattatattattatttattattatttaattattatagtaatttttatttataccatattatattaacttttgtAGATAAGtaactcaaaattaaataatatctttctgtaaattccattaaattgatttttagcataaaaagataatatgttacaataaatcaaaaatgttattgagtataataaaattaattacaatataagaaaaagttttaagttcccaaaaataatgtttttaaattataacaaaataatttacatcgttagtataagtattatttataaaagcaaTTACGTtcaaatttaatcttaaatgtacctatataaaaaataattgtctatacatattttttagatttgatAGTTTTAGTATGAACTACTCATATgggatcttgtattaaatgttcaagAATTTTAacccattaaataattttttatcgacatttatagaaaaaaaaacaactaaaaaaacagGTCAAATTAGTTTCCACCTTAAAATATTCggttttaaatctttattctTTAGGTACTTGTCATCACTCATCCTACTcctatttcgttttttttcagtatttaatcatttaaacaatatgttatccttaaatatattatttctaattttaatattttacatataatttataatttataaataatttaataaaatataattaatatgcaatattatcaaattaaagtaattcgactatatcattatttaaatgactaaggcataattatcaatagaatttgtcatgtataaaaaatatataattatctttatactttaatagttcattagaaataaatatttaaaacaaactgtctttgatttattataatgatcaaTGCATCACCAATAggcaatagtaatattaatttatcgtttattttttgtttgaagaATCTTACTTAAAtttgtgataattattattattagcataaattatagtttataaaaatatagatgctATTTTACTATCAATATGCTATtaggtataacatataatatttatttaaaaaagataatacaCATAGTTCACAGATCATAAAatgtcatttattataatgtttttgttagCGACTTATGGTATAAATGGataatgaattaatgaataataatctaaaatcttGTCAAAttcttaaacaaataaatttaaaagcgtAGAACgtgtatagataaataatgtaatattgtcaATTCTTGTAACTAAAtttcaatatgttttaaacGTATAAACAGAGTAATCTTTAGTGTACAAGGGCAAGATATTAGTTTGatcattgattttattgaaaattatatcaaaatttagaaaataataatagtatttataatatacttacctatagaggtgatacagtattataaaaatacatatattataaaaagataatatgtCGGAGGATTACAAaaggaaaattttaaattgtctgaTCATTTTGTTAtcgattatagtaatttaggttcattttagtttatttatttatcactatattctataaatttaaagcgaaattttctgtaataaatttagatacattttataattacatattagaatggtaaattataaatacatcgtATCATATGCatgtatacatttcaataacatatgtattatattttattataaagttataacaattatataaccatTGCCAAAGAAATGGGAAGTTTAGGGGGTTGTGACTTGTGAGACGACTGTCGACTCCTCGCTTATTGAAACACATCTTATAGTGTGGTATATTCAAtctcatatattcatattattgattaatgattttagacgaaataataatttattataattgaaatttatggttgaataatgtaatattataagcctGATGGTAGCATATAACTtgctaatgataatatttaaaattatagctaACGAGTAATGttaacaataagtaataactggataatacctataaaacatTTGGTAGGGGGGGTCAAAGCTCATAAATATTCTTAGGACGATATAGGTATCCTTAAGTATaagattaactataaaaactatttatcatGATTCACGACAGTGTCATaccatatcatatttaatggtTAATTGCCATAATAGTAttcatgcataatatattactttagtgtaataaattatacaaaattaactctattttattaaatatatattttacttaatacttatcaaaataataataatgtatacaaaattacctacacaaacaaagaaaatattattaagaataagcaaagatatttattaatatttatttttacgcttccatagtaatttaaattgcataaaacATCGGAAGACTCACACTGATTAATACTAGACTCTCCTTTACAAGAAcacgttttgttattttataatcttgaACGCAttatttgacataatattatggcttGCAATTTTTCTCAACATTTTGAAATCGTTTGACATCTCATTCggagctatatattataatttataacgacaATAGACAATCACCAAACTGGTTATGATTTTGCAAAGTACCTACCATGTTTATTACTGTTGAGTAGAATAGGTTATTGAGAATAAGAGCAAGAAAATGTTTCTAGtacaaaatgcattataatattaaatttaagaactTGTATATAGACAACGGGTCGCATAACTCGACCGACTGTCTATATTCATAattgtgtaatatgtataggtatcatAAATCTACTACTAGTtccatagtaaaataaatttgcataataagcacttataactaaatatatatattatgtgattatacttaattatagtGTGTGCTATCTTacatatactaatttatacaggatgtcttatttaatttcaacaataattaccAATAGTGTATAGAATTATGTTCATCTTCAATTGAAATTacagcaaaaatattatatttctcaaGTTCACTCAGCTTCTGTCATCTGTTGTCATTTTCATGCGTCTCTAACATTCGCTGGTTCTGGTAGACATTTATGGATAaggttttaagtttaaattttaaagtaattattattttataacattatattgtacattcttactaatgtaattataagataattgaTAGTGTTACCGATAATGACAATAGtgtaaattagatattatttttataataataacgtttggaatttaaaaatttaacattatccATGATACACTTATTTCAACATTATCCAATTATTAACAGCTtccataacataaataatatattcatttatttttccacattAACTTTGACAcccattttcaattttgtttaatggttgaatttctaaaaatagttTCGAAGAACTTACAACTTGCCTACATAAACCATATAAaccttaattataaataaattataaatttctcaACTTTTAGATACTTTTTAGtcgttgttaattattatgttatacgatCGTTATAGGTTACTTACACCgagttatgattaattttctcTCCAAAATCTAATagctaacaaataattttctaatgacaatgaatgaattattaacaaataaattgttaataaccaATATACTGACATATTgtcttgtattaaaaaaaaaaatgtttatttatttagttttgtattaaaaacgtaCAACAGAATTGCCTAACTAAAACCCCTTATATTTCGAGTATATCAATACACCTATACTACGACGTCTTGTGGTGAACGATGAACGTCATTATCAGACTCGAAGTGTAGTGTTGGTATTACTTCTGATaagtttttggtttttatttccttgatattattattattttcattattattgttattattattattattgtagtgtcTTGATTGCCGATGCGCCGACTCCGAGCGCCGAGTTCTTCAAAGCAGTAAACACTAAACAGTGAGCCTTACTGCCGACTGCTGTAGTGTTTAGAAGCCAGTAGTCTGTAGTCATTAGTGTAATAGTGTGCACTACTGGCTATTAAAGTCGTAGTCGATAGGTGCGCGTAGTCGTTAGATGCTTTCATAGTATATTGTCCAATAATTtgggtatttatttataatattttttttaaaaaaaatttaaagtttaagaaTAGAGAATAGAGAGGTCTACAGTAATCGACTGTAACAATCGAAGAATGGCTGACTGAcgtaaaattgttatcaacGAAAAATGCTTTTTCTTGAGATATAATTAccgaatcattttttaataatatttcaaatattctcATCGGATCCGGACACTGTTGCACGATGACTAGATCGTCGTAACATCTACTACCCTTCCAGCTGACTTAATCCATTTGTTGGCATTGTCTTTGGACCATATTCTACGATTTCTCCAAATATCTCACATTTGGGTAGGTACTTGGGGTACAGCAAATTAAGTAAGAGGCTTAGCCAAATTTTAAGCTgagactaataaaaaaaaaagttttgcaAGACATAGGAACTAAaagtatgttaaaatataatttattgaatccttaatattttagactGAACAAGGTatgtcttattttatatattatatgtattacatttactaatttattaattcctTAACTCAGGTCCTTtaacgtattaaatattttcaattaatactcGCCATTCTTATACATGTCACTAGGCACCACTAACTTACtttgttcatataatttttattaaaaatctatagatTTGGCACCTATAAAAAACTATAGGTATAGAAACAACTAGGTAGTAGTTGGAAAATAACCATCCATCACTTCAGGAGGACTTGCTACTTGTGTTTGGTTGGTatacttttctaaaataaGTGTTTTATTGACTTGATTCAGGTGTTTTGGGTTCAGCAGTGGCAAATACAATGTCAAAAGTCATCGATCTGTATGAGTTCCTGCTGGAAGCAGAACTCCATCAGTACTATTCAGAGATCAAAAACGACTTGAAGGCAAGTTTAGACAACTGCAGTACTAgttgaaaaatagttattaatgataGCATGTCATTTGTTTTTAGGTGATGACTGTACCTCAAGTAAAGTTTGTCACCGAGGACGACCTGTATCAGATAGGCATGACAAAGCCAGAGATTAGAcgcttaaaaaagtatttccaAAAGTATTAtccacaaaattatttttccaagttcaaaaaagtaaacaatCAATTACtatgattttgttttgtgattgttttatacaaattgttaatACGTACGtctaaattttagttaatttcttCAAAAGATAATAAAGAACAGTGGAGCGATAGTTCTGGTTCACAAGATACACTGAAACCTATTTATGAAAAACGACCGCCAGCTCGTGTtcctaataaacatattattccaGCTGATTCCATAACTATTAACAAGGAGTTAGGTGTAGGCGAATTTGGTGTAGTCCAGCAAGGTGTTTGGACCAATGAAGGAGACAGGGTTagttttaaatgcataatatattttttttttcataaatattaattttgaagattttttattagattcaaGTTGCCATAAAATGTTTGAGCCGAGAACGTATGCAAAATAATCCTATAGAGTTTTTAAAAGAGGCAGCCATTATGCATAGCATTGATAATGAACATATTGTACGGTTGTACGGAGTAGTTTTGGACACTGAGGCCTTAATGCTAGTAATGACatgtctttttttataaactgtttAAGAAAcagataattaattagtattaaaatgatgtgatttaaattttaggtgACAGAGTTAGCACCTTTAAGATCTCTTTTAGAGTGTTTAAAAGAACCATCACTTCGTGCAAGTTTTCCTGTGATGTCATTATGTGATTTTGCCATACAAATATGTAATGGAATGCATTATTTGGAAACCAAAAGATTAATACACaggtattttattctaaagttGGGTGTTTCAATCAAATAACttttgttacttttttagAGATTTAGCTGCTAGAAATATATTAGTGTTTACAAAAAACAAGGTGAAAATATCAGATTTTGGATTATCACGGGCACTTGGTGTTGGTAAAGACTATTATCAAACAAACTTTAATGTGAATCTGAAATTACCAATTGcctggtaataatattttgaattttctcaactcaatttacattatttgaattagTTCTTgagcatatttaatatttatgattgatATAGGTGTGCACCCGAGTGTATAAGTTATTTACGTTTTACTTCATCTTCTGATGTATGGGCATATGGTGTTACTTTATGGGAAATGTTCAGTTATGGCTTTCAGCCTTGGGCAGCGCTCACAGGACAACAGATACTTGAGGCTATTGATGAACCTAATTTTCAGGTAGTTTTAGCTGTAAacactaacatttttattttatcaaattatacgtttttatatttcagagATTAGAACAGCCTGATTGCTGCCcaaaagaatatttcaatgtcaTGACTAAATGTTGGCAACATGATCCTGCTAAAAGACCTAAATTTTCTGATTTGGTATCAATTTTACTTGATGTAAGTACTATTGgctattaatgttaaatagtattttttatcaccagtcatttttatgaaatatttattacattagtgTAAACCTGAGCAAGTGCAAACTGTTGTTAACTTTGAAGATAAAAAAAGAGATATGATCCAGTATACTATTGGAGAAGTTATAACAGTACTCGataaatcgtaaatatattacaaattcaaataaataatgaataaaaatgatatatcgatatcaataatataattttttttaatgtagacCTGGTGTTCCGACCTTATGGAAAGGTGTATTGTGCAATGGAAAAACTGGTTTTTTCAATCCTTCTAATACTGTGGCTTATTTAGGTTTAAATTTACCATCTAACAGAAATTCAGAATTCACTAGAAAtggtaactaataaattacaagtttacatttacatttgtttatatttatttaaattatattacagacTCAAAGTATACATCCCGACGTAGTCGTCTAAGGATTGATATGATATCTTGTCCTCAAGGTGATGTTAAACATATGGGACATGTAGGTTTAGATGGTGCATATTTCGGAGATATTGAATTCATGAGTACAAATGCGccaaaagtaattaatagttaatactaacaaaacaataatgtttctgtttgtaatttatagttattcatGTGTTATTTCATACCTCATTTAGTATAATCATTTACCACATCAAGTTGTTGCTCCATATAAACCACAAGAAGATTGTGCTAGTGTTAGTGATTCACCAACTTCAATTAAGGCCTGTTCAGATCGTGCTCCTTTACTTAATGGTGATAAATCAGAAAgcaaaaaaaatggtatttattaataattgtaataatatttgcagtataatagttattatttttactattagcaGATTTAACAACCTGGTTAGATAAAAACAAGTTgtcaaaaattttaactgaCCACGAATACCATGAAATTAGTGATGAAGATACTGTTGCTGAAAGTCCTAGGTTTGAAGTAAGTCTTTTGAAAAGTTCTGaagtttaatttgataaatcttatttatctaattataaaagataaatttgtgttaaaatgtgtaatattaataattttagttacctaagatttaaattttaattcaaatttttcatcagtaattattattttaaaataataaacctttttttattttagaaaactttTGACTTTGGACCAAGTCTTGTTGAAGAAATGGAAACTATGTTTAGAACTATAAGTACTAATGGAGTCAGTAACTATGCTGTATCTCCACCAAGGTCTCCACTTGATCCTCTGGATACAAATCACAGAAATGAATTACGAGAAATTGCAGCTACTATTGCTGCTGCTGtgaattcaaaatcaaaaaagaaACAAGCTACGGTAAAAcgcaagataaaataatttaaagttatatctAGTATtccagttttaataaattaattaaggtTTTGTAATttgctataatatacaaatatttctcAAGGTCAAACCGATATCTGCTTCTGACGAAAAGAGTCTCGATTCTGCTATTGCAATGGCCAATGAGATGGCCAATCGCTCTATGGGATCCGATATAGAACAGCCACATCACCAGATACCTGAATCTCCATCTTCGCCAAGCAAACGTAAATTCATGTTCAAATTTCCTCCTGCAATTGGATCTCTTACGAAAACCCCAAAACACGAAACAAAGACGTTCACTGACGAAGCTGCTTCCATTCCGGACATtcaggtaaataattattgtaactatttgtattatatgtgcTCCTAACTGCTGTTACAATactaatctataaaatatatctccCCTGTTTTATTCCTTCcgatacatttatattcatcGCTTGTAGTCTTGTAGTAGTTTACATTCATTTTCGTCATTTATCAGCGCCGAATCTTTATTGGATACTGCACCGTTTCGTCTGCCCTTGTGGGATAAGGCATCCACAGAATTCTATTTTGCGCGCTCTAGAGAGTTATTAACAAAGGCCTCTCCCAGTATAGGTTCACTTGATTACATATCTTGTAATTCATTGAAGACTATTGAACGATCCAACGTCGATTCTACAGAAACGTTAGTTGGTGAACAGTATTCATGTCCCAATTCACCTAAACTaagaaataaaaccaaaaatgtcGAGACGTTTCGAGCAAATACGCTCCCCAATAGcaaaaaatgtgataaattgAGACGGAGTTTGTCGGATTCTGAGAGtagcgtattatatatttccaaCGATGTCTTAAACAAAGTTCCTATAAATGTTTGTATGATCGATGACGAAACCGCTGAACTCTAAGTAGTAGTATTTgtaattgcttataatattttgtaataggtTAGAGGTAGtagttgttatatattaatggtATCTAATAACAAGTAGTAGTATAGTTTCTGTGCAGTTAGTTGaattttagtgattttatcgtgagattattgttttattgcaataactaataagtaataagtaataacttatgatttttctgttaaaaaagattttcctcttactatttttatttatttttctttgattaattgcatattttatagaaatatgtacaaaatacatcgatattttataaaagttaaaataaaacaattttttatctttactcCCGATATTATTAAGTGGTcggtattacaataataaaaaataataagtattcgTATATTAACACATTATGTATTCGCTGTATACggtttattaatactaaaccAGCTGTAAcctgtaaatcataataatattttgatatgcaTTGCTGGACCTGTTGATAATGATAAGTTATTTCTCTGCTTTATAGCATTTGCCGCTGCGCCTTTCTCTGGTAAATAACTGAAATTGTTTAACGAAATGCACACATGGGCTCAAATAcactttgtttatataataatttaaattaatatgatacttGTTGCATACTGTACAGTATACACAGATGGTGgagtaataatgttttgtattttaccaGAAATGTTGTACCTACTTGTATAGTGAAACTATGCTTACTCGTGTACTCcatttgtgtttatatatatatatatatatgggttTTAAGTACAAAATCTCTAGCTGgtgatttgtatttaaaagtcatggataatattgtgtattatacatatattataaattttaatcaaaactaaTAAGTTCTTAGTTTATggtctaaattttttttttacattaaggtgaaatataattaattaatgtaattgcTTGCAGTAGTatgattgttaaatattaaaaataaaccaacgtgtaaatttaaaacaaattgccaaatttaataattttctattaaaagtttattttggaCGTATTAAACTCAcatgaacaatataatatgccgTAAGGGCGTAAAGCATATAAGCATTACTAATTTGTAGTTGATTTAATCCATTGACTGGTTTGttgtaacatttaattaaaaaataaaccatattaaaatattttgttttaatattacggatatatgaaaaataagtaataactgcccaattttattcaatatacataCGCATGTGCGTGTAAACAAACTAGCACTAAATggttaaaatagaatatattcttTCCAATCGTAactcttaaatttataagtagtacaaatactaaaaatctCAACCTAATCTATAAAGATAGCATGTgatttgtaattttgaaaatgtatataaatatataatattatatagtgcctTTATACAACGAAACTTTTTATAACCTGAAACTGTAATTTTGCTGTTGGCTTGTTTaccaataactattattataatttttcatataatgcttaaatttattttataattttatacatattaaatacattttatttggtaaaaatagtTTCGttagtagtatttttttaaattagatatattttttttaatgtagttttttagtttttagtttattttttatttttttttgtgttttatttattttatttttttttgcttccCATTTATCCTTCTATCACCATCCATCGGTTTCCTACACTCGCGCTTGCATAGGGATGTTTAACTGAAGAAGCTAAACAGGCATATAATGGTCTTATCGAAAAACCTACCACCGCCATAGATGGCGGCGTTACCAATTCGTTGAGAATACTCAAAAAATCCACAACCCCAGTGGCTAAACCGAAGTTCAGGCTAAACAAGAATGACAATGGGTAAATATAATCAGTTTattgtagtaatataataatgtaagctCCGTAAATATACGTAAAGACAAGAAAAATTCGGTCACAGAACGATATCAATCgggtcatattttttttttggtatacaAAATCTTATCTACCactcaaaaaacatttaaatatattcgatTCGGGTACAAGAATGAAGATTTTGAATGAGATTAAGGAGGgcgtattataaactttagttTTAGGTATCTAAGAAGTaggaaaaatagtttttgggTAGATAGGCGTTTCAGACTTCTGCAGGATAAGTTATTTGAACttgaatttataagttataaaagagttttattttttactttgtttCAACGGGTTGTAAAAGTTATCGCTTTTCCACGCttaggatatttttattactattaactgGAATTGGACTGTTTACGttcactattaattattactgtttattaataaattttagttagtTTATTctcactatttaatatttattaacagaaatatattataaattataatacatataaatatataataacgttatttCATCATACAGAACTTTGCAGTCCGGCAGCACGGTACCATCAGAAGACGTCGAAAATGATTCGAGTAAGTCCTGGTGATATTTCTGCGCACCAAAATTTCAGATTCTTTTTcacttcatatttattaattttaatttatagactgTAACATCATACCGTTACCACCCAAAGATCCGAGAGCCGTACAGCAAATGACAGCGTTGAAACCAAGACACCAAAGGAAGTATCCATTGGTCATGCCAAACAC includes the following:
- the LOC113554960 gene encoding activated Cdc42 kinase-like isoform X3; the encoded protein is MSKVIDLYEFLLEAELHQYYSEIKNDLKVMTVPQVKFVTEDDLYQIGMTKPEIRRLKKYFQKYYPQNYFSKFKKLISSKDNKEQWSDSSGSQDTLKPIYEKRPPARVPNKHIIPADSITINKELGVGEFGVVQQGVWTNEGDRIQVAIKCLSRERMQNNPIEFLKEAAIMHSIDNEHIVRLYGVVLDTEALMLVTELAPLRSLLECLKEPSLRASFPVMSLCDFAIQICNGMHYLETKRLIHRDLAARNILVFTKNKVKISDFGLSRALGVGKDYYQTNFNVNLKLPIAWCAPECISYLRFTSSSDVWAYGVTLWEMFSYGFQPWAALTGQQILEAIDEPNFQRLEQPDCCPKEYFNVMTKCWQHDPAKRPKFSDLVSILLDCKPEQVQTVVNFEDKKRDMIQYTIGEVITVLDKSPGVPTLWKGVLCNGKTGFFNPSNTVAYLGLNLPSNRNSEFTRNDSKYTSRRSRLRIDMISCPQGDVKHMGHVGLDGAYFGDIEFMSTNAPKYNHLPHQVVAPYKPQEDCASVSDSPTSIKACSDRAPLLNGDKSESKKNADLTTWLDKNKLSKILTDHEYHEISDEDTVAESPRFEKTFDFGPSLVEEMETMFRTISTNGVSNYAVSPPRSPLDPLDTNHRNELREIAATIAAAVNSKSKKKQATVKPISASDEKSLDSAIAMANEMANRSMGSDIEQPHHQIPESPSSPSKRKFMFKFPPAIGSLTKTPKHETKTFTDEAASIPDIQSCSSLHSFSSFISAESLLDTAPFRLPLWDKASTEFYFARSRELLTKASPSIGSLDYISCNSLKTIERSNVDSTETLVGEQYSCPNSPKLRNKTKNVETFRANTLPNSKKCDKLRRSLSDSESSVLYISNDVLNKVPINVCMIDDETAEL